In the Paramormyrops kingsleyae isolate MSU_618 chromosome 6, PKINGS_0.4, whole genome shotgun sequence genome, one interval contains:
- the LOC140591727 gene encoding uncharacterized protein isoform X2: MIVKVQYQTIRKYIKIPKASFEDFITEGISTSNSSTTLTDTTSLSSSSRESDSESCNPQKRVRREEEVLQCSAAKDMVYKILLSKPGGIAVLTEYEETGTICDSSRRQMVNILAAQMTESEGRIPQRITKEKYALGIITLFPALKDPFSKKGYEHFYDSQSGSGFLAWRIKTIQRKTKLPVKSSQPPVETTGGATLDRNIHHLQSSEESFQEAIALMNHISDRETILLKMRETFEYRQRLVHNPETSGTVLSVFPRLLDTQGLILQDFSLLFGDEIAVRLLEKWHTSFKAKVIKEAETLTCTPLIQRLLRSAKDQQGEQTVDYSAEWDSDMASLLLLLHISPILLHHPHLMGGRKCRGSVHAKLWTMW; the protein is encoded by the exons ATGATTGTAAAAGTGCAATACCAGACGATCAGAAAATACATCAAAATCCCCAAAGCTTCCTTTGAGGACTTTATCACAgaag GTATTTCCACTAGCAATTCCTCAACCACCTTGACAGACACAACGTCCTTGTCCTCCTCAAGCAGAGAGAGTGACAGTGAAAGTTGTAACCCACAGAAACGGGTAAGAAGAGAGGAGGAGGTGTTGCAGTGTTCAGCAGCCAAAGAC ATGGTGTACAAGATTCTCCTCTCAAAACCTGGAGGGATAGCAGTGCTTACAGAATATGAGGAGACAGGAACAATTTGTGACAGCTCAAGAAGGCAAATGGTGAACATCCTTGCTGCACAAATGACAGAATCAGAAGG gAGGATTCCACAGCGAATTACAAAGGAAAAATATGCTCTTGGAATAATCACTTTGTTTCCAGCACTTAAAGATCCTTTTTCAAAAAAAGGATAT GAGCATTTCTATGACAGTCAAAGTGGATCTGGCTTCTTGGCGTGGCGCATAAAAACCATTCAGCGAAAGACAAAGCTTCCTGTGAAGTCATCTCAACCACCAGTTGAAACAACTGGAGGCGCCACTCTTGATAGGAACATCCACCACCTTCAGTCGTCAGAAGAGTCCTTCCAGGAGGCAATAGCATTAATGAACCACATCAGTGACAGAGAGACTATATTGCTGAAAATGCGCGAGACGTTTGAATATAGGCAGCGGCTTGTCCATAATCCTGAGACATCTGGTACAGTACTCTCAGTGTTCCCTCGGCTGTTAGATACACAGGGATTG ATACTTCAAGACTTCAGTCTTCTCTTTGGTGATGAAATAGCAGTCAGACTCCTGGAGAAATGGCATACTTCATTCAAGGCAAAGGTGATTAAAGAAGCAGAGACCCTTACATGCACCCCCCTCATACAACGGCTACTGAGATCAGCCAAGGACCAGCAAGGAGAGCAAACAGTCGATTATTCTGCAG AGTGGGATAGTGACATGGCATCACTCCTTCTCTTGTTGCACATCTCCCCCATCTTGTTGCACCACCCCCATCTCATGGGAGGAAGAAAATGCAGAGGATCAGTGCATGCCAAGCTGTGGACCATGTGGTGA
- the LOC140591727 gene encoding uncharacterized protein isoform X1 — protein MIVKVQYQTIRKYIKIPKASFEDFITEVKVKFTIPSNKVVKVTDDTGTEVDEDVFADLLTSKDICFVILDDSDGISTSNSSTTLTDTTSLSSSSRESDSESCNPQKRVRREEEVLQCSAAKDMVYKILLSKPGGIAVLTEYEETGTICDSSRRQMVNILAAQMTESEGRIPQRITKEKYALGIITLFPALKDPFSKKGYEHFYDSQSGSGFLAWRIKTIQRKTKLPVKSSQPPVETTGGATLDRNIHHLQSSEESFQEAIALMNHISDRETILLKMRETFEYRQRLVHNPETSGTVLSVFPRLLDTQGLILQDFSLLFGDEIAVRLLEKWHTSFKAKVIKEAETLTCTPLIQRLLRSAKDQQGEQTVDYSAEWDSDMASLLLLLHISPILLHHPHLMGGRKCRGSVHAKLWTMW, from the exons ATGATTGTAAAAGTGCAATACCAGACGATCAGAAAATACATCAAAATCCCCAAAGCTTCCTTTGAGGACTTTATCACAgaag tcAAAGTAAAATTCACTATACCATCTAACAAAGTGGTAAAAGTTACTGATGACACTGGGACAGAAGTTGATGAAGATGTATTTGCTGATCTTCTGACGTCAAAGGACATATGCTTTGTCATCTTGGATGACAGTGATG GTATTTCCACTAGCAATTCCTCAACCACCTTGACAGACACAACGTCCTTGTCCTCCTCAAGCAGAGAGAGTGACAGTGAAAGTTGTAACCCACAGAAACGGGTAAGAAGAGAGGAGGAGGTGTTGCAGTGTTCAGCAGCCAAAGAC ATGGTGTACAAGATTCTCCTCTCAAAACCTGGAGGGATAGCAGTGCTTACAGAATATGAGGAGACAGGAACAATTTGTGACAGCTCAAGAAGGCAAATGGTGAACATCCTTGCTGCACAAATGACAGAATCAGAAGG gAGGATTCCACAGCGAATTACAAAGGAAAAATATGCTCTTGGAATAATCACTTTGTTTCCAGCACTTAAAGATCCTTTTTCAAAAAAAGGATAT GAGCATTTCTATGACAGTCAAAGTGGATCTGGCTTCTTGGCGTGGCGCATAAAAACCATTCAGCGAAAGACAAAGCTTCCTGTGAAGTCATCTCAACCACCAGTTGAAACAACTGGAGGCGCCACTCTTGATAGGAACATCCACCACCTTCAGTCGTCAGAAGAGTCCTTCCAGGAGGCAATAGCATTAATGAACCACATCAGTGACAGAGAGACTATATTGCTGAAAATGCGCGAGACGTTTGAATATAGGCAGCGGCTTGTCCATAATCCTGAGACATCTGGTACAGTACTCTCAGTGTTCCCTCGGCTGTTAGATACACAGGGATTG ATACTTCAAGACTTCAGTCTTCTCTTTGGTGATGAAATAGCAGTCAGACTCCTGGAGAAATGGCATACTTCATTCAAGGCAAAGGTGATTAAAGAAGCAGAGACCCTTACATGCACCCCCCTCATACAACGGCTACTGAGATCAGCCAAGGACCAGCAAGGAGAGCAAACAGTCGATTATTCTGCAG AGTGGGATAGTGACATGGCATCACTCCTTCTCTTGTTGCACATCTCCCCCATCTTGTTGCACCACCCCCATCTCATGGGAGGAAGAAAATGCAGAGGATCAGTGCATGCCAAGCTGTGGACCATGTGGTGA